Proteins from a genomic interval of Rubinisphaera italica:
- the groL gene encoding chaperonin GroEL (60 kDa chaperone family; promotes refolding of misfolded polypeptides especially under stressful conditions; forms two stacked rings of heptamers to form a barrel-shaped 14mer; ends can be capped by GroES; misfolded proteins enter the barrel where they are refolded when GroES binds): MAKLLSFDDDARKQLLAGVTKLANAVSSTLGPRGRNAVLDKGWGAPKVTKDGVTVAEDIELEDKFENCGVQLVKEVASKTGDMAGDGTTTATVLAEAMFRSGLKYIAAGADAMSLARGMNKAVAAVTEHLGTMSKTVKANDRDAIKTVATIAGNNDPEVGEILADALMKVGKDGVITIEEGRHMTTEVDLVEGMQFERGFLSPHFVTDQDKQLVEMENCRILIHEEKISSAKTLVPLLEKISEANVPLLIIAEDIDGEALATLVVNKLRGILRVVAVKAPGYGDRRKAMLEDIAILTKGTALFKDLGVNPEAIEMKDLGVAKKIIISSDNTTIIEGAGSKAAIDGRAEQIRKEISSTDSEYDREKLQERLAKIAGGVAQVRVGAATETEMKEKKDLIDDALAATRAAIEEGIVPGGGTALLQCRDAVSGLSLKGDQALGAQLVEGILEMPLRKIAENAGLDGSVVANRVRKGKGKAYGYDAMNNEYGDMYKFGVVDPAKVVRSALQNAASVACLLLTTDSIIVDEPVEADDHHDDHHHDMGGGMPGMGGMGGGMPGMGGMPGMGGMGGMPGMGGMGF; the protein is encoded by the coding sequence GTGGCAAAATTGTTGAGTTTTGATGACGATGCGAGAAAGCAACTCCTGGCAGGGGTGACTAAACTTGCCAATGCAGTCAGCAGTACACTCGGACCTCGCGGACGAAATGCCGTTCTGGACAAAGGCTGGGGCGCTCCTAAAGTGACCAAAGACGGCGTGACCGTCGCGGAAGATATTGAACTCGAAGACAAGTTCGAAAACTGTGGCGTCCAACTGGTCAAAGAAGTCGCTTCTAAAACTGGCGATATGGCTGGTGATGGAACAACCACTGCAACAGTTCTGGCCGAAGCGATGTTCCGCTCAGGTTTGAAATACATTGCAGCCGGGGCAGACGCGATGTCTCTGGCTCGCGGAATGAACAAAGCGGTTGCCGCTGTGACCGAACACCTGGGCACAATGTCCAAGACTGTCAAAGCCAACGATCGCGACGCGATTAAGACTGTCGCGACTATTGCCGGAAATAACGATCCGGAAGTCGGCGAAATTCTGGCAGATGCGTTAATGAAAGTCGGCAAAGACGGCGTGATCACGATTGAAGAAGGCCGTCATATGACGACCGAAGTCGATCTGGTCGAGGGAATGCAGTTCGAGCGAGGCTTCCTGTCACCACACTTTGTGACCGATCAGGACAAACAACTTGTCGAAATGGAAAACTGCCGCATTCTGATTCACGAAGAAAAAATCAGCAGTGCTAAAACTCTGGTTCCGCTACTCGAAAAAATCTCTGAGGCCAATGTGCCTTTGCTGATTATCGCTGAAGACATCGACGGCGAAGCACTGGCGACTCTGGTTGTCAACAAATTGCGAGGTATTCTGCGAGTTGTTGCTGTGAAAGCTCCAGGCTATGGCGATCGTCGTAAGGCGATGCTGGAAGATATCGCAATCCTGACCAAGGGAACTGCCCTTTTCAAAGACTTGGGTGTGAATCCAGAAGCGATCGAAATGAAAGATCTGGGCGTTGCCAAGAAGATCATCATTTCTTCAGACAACACGACCATCATTGAAGGAGCCGGTTCCAAGGCTGCGATTGATGGACGAGCAGAACAGATTCGCAAAGAAATCAGCTCAACCGATTCGGAATACGATCGCGAAAAACTGCAGGAAAGACTGGCCAAAATCGCCGGTGGTGTTGCTCAGGTTCGCGTTGGTGCAGCGACCGAAACCGAAATGAAAGAGAAGAAAGACCTCATCGACGATGCCCTGGCCGCTACGCGAGCCGCCATCGAAGAAGGAATTGTTCCCGGTGGTGGAACCGCTTTGCTGCAGTGCCGTGACGCCGTATCAGGCTTGTCGCTCAAAGGCGATCAGGCCCTTGGTGCTCAGCTGGTCGAAGGGATTCTCGAAATGCCACTGCGAAAGATTGCAGAAAACGCTGGTCTCGATGGTTCTGTCGTTGCCAACCGTGTCCGCAAGGGCAAAGGCAAGGCTTATGGCTACGATGCCATGAATAATGAGTACGGCGATATGTATAAGTTCGGCGTTGTCGACCCGGCCAAAGTGGTTCGCTCGGCTCTGCAGAACGCAGCCAGTGTGGCCTGCCTGTTGCTGACAACCGACTCAATTATTGTTGATGAACCCGTCGAAGCCGACGATCATCACGATGATCACCATCACGACATGGGCGGCGGTATGCCGGGCATGGGCGGAATGGGCGGCGGAATGCCAGGCATGGGTGGCATGCCAGGTATGGGTGGAATGGGCGGCATGCCAGGCATGGGCGGCATGGGCTTCTAA
- a CDS encoding ArnT family glycosyltransferase, with protein sequence MRHRIWLVFLIAVVARLAAAFVLNMTLDRLPDRNYLIEGDADGYWILAQKIVSGEDFALYEPPRYVMRMPGFPAVLAVSISIFGESLYAARYFLAVLTSFAVFPAYWLGSRARNSSTGIIAALLIALMPAYVGFSVAILSECLFATFIVWNVWAFTRWLEAEDAWKKALGWGAASGLIAAIAVYIRPSWLLLPPAVVPVILIWGKAALPKRFVSSGAMLLCLVGALLPWGLRNQNVTGHFVLTTLWMGPSLYDGLHPGATGDSDMTFFEQEHVNDRLSEYEVNQHYKDRAVQFAKENPWRAFELSLIKLIRYWNLWPNAAQFQNTALVITLAVSNLFLFVGAGWGIWVSRNQLWLVILCVLPILYFAALHTLFVSSLRYRLPAEYPLIVMTALGWQAIFLRFKNELRIDTDEHR encoded by the coding sequence TTGCGTCATCGAATCTGGCTGGTTTTTCTAATCGCTGTCGTCGCTCGTCTGGCGGCTGCCTTTGTACTGAATATGACATTGGATCGTCTCCCCGATCGGAATTATCTGATCGAGGGAGATGCCGATGGGTATTGGATACTGGCACAGAAAATTGTGTCTGGAGAAGACTTTGCACTTTATGAGCCGCCGCGATATGTGATGCGGATGCCCGGCTTCCCGGCTGTGCTGGCGGTTTCAATTTCGATCTTTGGCGAGTCACTCTACGCGGCTCGATATTTCCTAGCCGTCCTGACCAGCTTTGCGGTCTTCCCCGCATACTGGCTGGGGAGTCGGGCAAGAAACTCTTCGACGGGAATCATTGCGGCATTGCTGATTGCTTTGATGCCAGCTTATGTAGGGTTTTCCGTCGCGATCCTGAGCGAATGTCTGTTTGCAACATTCATTGTCTGGAATGTTTGGGCCTTCACTCGCTGGTTGGAAGCGGAAGATGCCTGGAAAAAAGCCCTCGGCTGGGGAGCTGCTTCTGGACTGATCGCAGCAATTGCCGTTTATATTCGTCCCAGTTGGTTGTTGCTGCCCCCTGCCGTTGTACCGGTGATATTGATCTGGGGGAAAGCGGCTCTGCCAAAACGATTCGTCTCATCAGGAGCGATGCTGCTCTGCCTGGTGGGAGCATTACTTCCCTGGGGACTTCGCAATCAGAATGTCACTGGTCATTTCGTTTTGACGACCTTATGGATGGGGCCGAGCTTGTACGATGGTCTCCATCCGGGAGCAACAGGCGATAGCGATATGACTTTTTTCGAGCAGGAACATGTCAACGACCGACTTTCAGAATACGAAGTGAATCAGCACTATAAAGATCGAGCCGTTCAATTTGCGAAAGAAAATCCATGGCGTGCTTTTGAATTGAGTCTGATCAAACTGATCCGCTACTGGAATCTCTGGCCAAACGCGGCTCAGTTTCAGAATACCGCTTTGGTGATCACTTTGGCGGTTAGTAATCTGTTTTTGTTTGTTGGCGCGGGCTGGGGGATCTGGGTTTCTCGCAATCAGTTGTGGCTGGTCATCCTGTGTGTTTTACCCATCCTCTACTTTGCGGCTCTGCACACGCTGTTTGTCAGTTCATTGCGATATCGATTACCGGCCGAGTATCCACTCATTGTGATGACAGCCCTTGGATGGCAGGCGATTTTCCTGCGTTTCAAAAATGAACTACGGATAGACACGGATGAACACAGATGA
- the dnaJ gene encoding molecular chaperone DnaJ codes for MVEKRDYYEILEVERTATIEVIKKSYRKIAVKNHPDRNPDDEEAIARFKEASEAYDVLSNQEKRARYDRYGHAGMGAGAGGGEQFHDIQDIFDAFGDLFGGGGRRRSGRSRGPARGDHLQTTLTLDLLEAANGCQKSISVKRNKLCETCDGTGAKPGTKPESCEYCGGVGQVVQSQGFFRMQTACPNCGGAGTVVKEKCTSCWGNGFDKEQVDLEVNVPAGVDNGMQLCLRGEGNPGRGGGPRGDLFVHITVKEHPLFQREGMHLICRVPITFSQATLGSEIEIPVLGGKKTLTIAPGTQPNEVIRLRGEGIADPQTGRKGDLHVEINVDVPKKLNEEQERLLRELAEHDHVHVSAQRKTFWDHVKEFVNWDDDED; via the coding sequence ATGGTAGAGAAGCGAGATTATTACGAAATTCTTGAAGTCGAGCGCACGGCTACGATTGAGGTGATCAAAAAGTCGTATCGAAAAATTGCGGTGAAGAATCATCCCGATCGCAATCCCGATGATGAAGAAGCGATTGCACGCTTCAAAGAAGCGTCCGAAGCTTACGATGTGCTTTCCAACCAGGAAAAGCGTGCCCGGTACGACCGTTATGGACACGCCGGCATGGGTGCAGGAGCCGGTGGCGGCGAACAGTTCCACGACATCCAAGATATTTTCGATGCCTTTGGCGATCTATTCGGCGGTGGTGGACGTCGACGTTCCGGCCGCTCCCGCGGACCTGCTCGTGGCGATCATCTGCAGACAACCTTAACACTCGATTTGCTCGAAGCCGCGAATGGCTGCCAGAAATCGATCAGTGTCAAACGCAATAAGCTCTGCGAAACTTGCGATGGAACAGGAGCCAAGCCAGGCACGAAACCAGAATCATGCGAGTATTGCGGCGGTGTGGGGCAGGTCGTCCAGAGCCAGGGCTTCTTTCGGATGCAGACAGCTTGCCCCAATTGTGGCGGGGCAGGGACGGTCGTCAAAGAGAAGTGTACTTCGTGCTGGGGAAATGGATTCGACAAAGAACAGGTCGACCTTGAAGTAAACGTTCCTGCTGGTGTCGATAATGGCATGCAGTTGTGTTTACGAGGAGAAGGAAATCCTGGTCGCGGCGGTGGACCTCGCGGCGATTTGTTTGTGCATATCACCGTCAAAGAGCATCCTCTGTTTCAACGTGAGGGGATGCATTTAATTTGCCGGGTGCCAATTACATTCTCACAGGCGACTCTGGGGTCAGAGATTGAAATTCCAGTACTCGGTGGTAAAAAGACACTGACGATCGCTCCGGGAACCCAGCCAAACGAAGTGATTCGCTTACGCGGAGAAGGAATCGCCGATCCACAAACCGGACGTAAAGGTGACCTGCATGTGGAAATTAATGTTGATGTTCCCAAGAAATTGAATGAGGAACAGGAACGCCTGCTGCGGGAACTGGCCGAGCATGATCATGTACATGTTTCTGCGCAACGAAAAACATTCTGGGATCATGTGAAAGAGTTTGTAAACTGGGATGATGACGAGGATTAA
- a CDS encoding FmdB family zinc ribbon protein: MPTYDYICGACDAHWELFQSIKASPVRKCPECGKMKAKRQIGTGAGVIFKGSGFYQTDYRSDSYKKGADAAKKSQSEAKSESKSETKSSDSTPKSKSSSSNSE; encoded by the coding sequence ATGCCAACTTACGATTACATCTGTGGGGCCTGCGATGCCCACTGGGAATTGTTTCAGTCGATTAAAGCCAGCCCCGTCCGCAAGTGCCCGGAATGTGGCAAGATGAAAGCCAAGCGACAAATCGGCACCGGAGCAGGCGTAATTTTTAAAGGCTCGGGATTCTACCAGACCGACTACCGCAGTGATTCCTACAAAAAAGGAGCCGACGCGGCTAAGAAATCGCAGTCAGAAGCGAAATCCGAATCCAAGTCGGAAACCAAGTCGAGTGATTCTACCCCGAAATCGAAATCTTCGAGTAGTAATTCCGAATAG
- the groES gene encoding co-chaperone GroES has translation MKLNPLDDRVVIEPLAAEEVTAGGIVLPDSAKEKPQRGKVVAVGPGRLLDSGERCAIAVAKGDEVLYGKYGGTDIEVEGTEYKILRESDILAKVV, from the coding sequence ATGAAGTTGAATCCGCTCGATGATCGTGTTGTTATTGAACCACTGGCTGCTGAAGAAGTGACTGCAGGCGGGATCGTTCTTCCTGACTCTGCTAAAGAAAAGCCACAACGTGGCAAAGTGGTTGCCGTCGGGCCAGGACGTTTGCTCGATAGTGGCGAACGCTGTGCGATTGCAGTCGCCAAAGGCGATGAAGTTCTTTACGGCAAATACGGCGGAACCGATATCGAAGTCGAAGGCACGGAATACAAAATCCTTCGCGAAAGCGACATCCTCGCCAAAGTCGTCTAG
- the grpE gene encoding nucleotide exchange factor GrpE has protein sequence MNNEELNSEQDLPEDVDNANGDETETIPFEDAAEQAEEVSPLIVLQNQVEDLEDKLVRSHAELANFRRRAAVELQQFRMYEGINLLRDLLPVIDNLQRAAQAAENASSIDDLKKGVEMVTQQFVETLGKHNVEPIHAGNEAFDPNQHEAIQQIPSADVPAMHVLQELETGYKIHDRIIRPAKVIVSTGPAE, from the coding sequence ATGAATAACGAAGAATTGAATTCTGAACAGGACTTGCCGGAAGACGTTGATAATGCGAACGGCGATGAGACGGAAACCATTCCATTTGAAGATGCTGCCGAGCAGGCTGAGGAAGTTTCGCCTCTGATCGTATTGCAGAATCAGGTGGAAGATCTCGAAGACAAACTGGTTCGGTCTCATGCCGAACTGGCCAACTTTCGTCGCCGAGCAGCGGTTGAACTTCAGCAGTTCCGCATGTACGAAGGCATCAATCTGTTACGGGATCTGTTACCGGTCATCGACAACCTCCAGAGAGCGGCTCAGGCTGCGGAGAACGCTTCGAGCATTGACGACTTGAAAAAGGGAGTCGAGATGGTGACTCAACAGTTTGTGGAAACGCTGGGCAAACACAACGTCGAGCCGATTCATGCTGGAAATGAAGCCTTTGACCCAAATCAACATGAAGCGATTCAGCAGATTCCATCAGCCGACGTCCCTGCGATGCACGTCCTGCAGGAACTCGAAACCGGCTACAAAATTCACGACCGAATCATCCGCCCGGCTAAAGTCATCGTCTCAACAGGACCTGCAGAATAA
- a CDS encoding DNA gyrase inhibitor YacG: protein MIKPLTCPVCNKQLPPQVTVSYATFPFCSERCRNVDLLRWSDGKYAIVEDIKDRPDLVQEYLEKLEELGEAEYEDDSESM, encoded by the coding sequence ATGATCAAACCATTGACCTGTCCCGTCTGTAATAAACAGTTGCCACCTCAGGTCACGGTGTCGTATGCGACGTTCCCTTTTTGCAGTGAACGCTGCCGGAATGTGGATTTGCTCCGCTGGTCGGATGGTAAGTACGCGATCGTCGAAGACATAAAAGATCGGCCGGATCTCGTCCAGGAATATCTCGAAAAATTGGAAGAGCTTGGCGAGGCTGAGTACGAAGACGATTCTGAATCGATGTAA
- a CDS encoding sulfatase — MWKITLAFLLIVTSSWTSESLQAAKKSPNVLFIAVDDLNNWVGRLKGHPQAETPNIDRLTEMGVLFTNCHCAAPACNPSRVALMTGRRPSTSGIYFNGTPWKPALESMTTIPQHFQKHGYYALGSGKIYHSGHEPSWNEYAPSKSKHTFGADFKFPHNVNGLNKSHFDWGGIPQSPEEMPDSKTVDYVIGQLNKDWDQPFFLACGIYRPHLPWYVPQEFFDKYPLEEIVLPETLDNDLNDVPKAGLKMAKPEGDHAAVVKADEWKKGVQGYLASIAFTDQMIGRVLEAYEKSPQRENTILVFWTDHGWHLGEKEHWRKFALWEDATNVPLAIVLPDMEQAGKTCDVPCNLIDLYPTLIDICGLKPAEKLEGKSLISFLADPDQEETRYSVTTHGPNNHAVRSADWRYIRYADGSEELYDHRSDPNEWHNLAGDEKFAALIKQHAAELPKMNVKELASGGEEKTVKNKKRKSN, encoded by the coding sequence ATGTGGAAAATTACGCTCGCTTTTCTGCTGATCGTCACGTCCTCATGGACTTCTGAGTCTCTGCAGGCTGCGAAGAAGTCGCCGAATGTTTTGTTTATTGCGGTTGATGATTTGAACAACTGGGTTGGTCGATTGAAGGGGCATCCTCAGGCGGAGACGCCGAATATCGATCGGCTGACGGAGATGGGGGTTCTGTTTACGAACTGTCATTGTGCGGCTCCGGCCTGCAATCCTTCGCGAGTCGCGTTGATGACCGGACGTCGCCCATCGACCTCCGGCATCTATTTCAATGGCACTCCCTGGAAGCCTGCCCTGGAATCGATGACGACCATTCCTCAGCATTTTCAGAAGCATGGTTATTATGCCCTCGGTTCCGGGAAGATCTACCACAGTGGACACGAACCTTCCTGGAACGAATACGCTCCCTCAAAAAGCAAGCACACCTTTGGCGCTGATTTCAAATTTCCTCACAACGTGAATGGCTTGAACAAATCACACTTCGACTGGGGCGGGATTCCACAATCTCCTGAAGAAATGCCGGATAGCAAAACTGTCGATTATGTGATTGGGCAGTTAAACAAAGACTGGGATCAGCCTTTCTTCCTGGCATGTGGGATCTACCGACCGCACCTGCCCTGGTATGTGCCTCAGGAGTTCTTTGATAAGTATCCGCTCGAAGAGATTGTTTTGCCGGAAACGCTGGATAATGATCTGAATGATGTTCCCAAAGCGGGCCTGAAAATGGCCAAGCCGGAGGGAGATCATGCGGCTGTCGTCAAAGCGGATGAATGGAAAAAAGGAGTGCAGGGATATCTGGCTTCAATCGCCTTTACCGATCAGATGATTGGCCGGGTTCTGGAAGCCTACGAAAAATCTCCGCAGCGAGAGAACACGATTCTCGTCTTCTGGACCGATCACGGCTGGCATCTGGGGGAGAAAGAACACTGGCGGAAATTCGCCCTGTGGGAAGATGCGACGAATGTCCCCCTGGCGATTGTGCTGCCTGATATGGAACAAGCTGGCAAAACGTGTGATGTCCCCTGTAATCTGATCGATCTCTATCCGACGCTGATCGACATCTGTGGTTTGAAACCGGCGGAAAAACTGGAAGGCAAATCACTGATCAGTTTCCTGGCTGATCCCGATCAAGAGGAAACACGTTACAGTGTGACGACACACGGGCCGAACAATCATGCAGTGCGGTCTGCTGACTGGCGATATATCCGCTATGCCGATGGCTCCGAAGAATTGTACGATCACCGCAGCGATCCGAACGAGTGGCATAACCTGGCAGGCGATGAAAAATTCGCGGCTCTCATCAAGCAACATGCTGCGGAGTTACCGAAAATGAATGTCAAAGAGTTGGCTTCGGGTGGTGAAGAAAAGACCGTCAAAAACAAGAAACGGAAGTCGAACTGA
- a CDS encoding phosphorylase family protein — protein sequence MSDDQKMEFDWLIVCALQIETSAIASLLNNPKSITIGKSSVVIGQIKTARIALVTTGPGRKRIRQVLPLLLDQIHVSHLLNVGLCGGLSSELSAGALIVPNDIIEEQGPSIQLASPVKDIQESFATVSLLSVIHPLHSRVLKEKAFTDSSAQAVDMEAFFVAEIAQDRKIPLTVIKGVSDDSLTDFPAELMHVTRQDGGVDWSQLVRSILFRPGMIIKLLRLQKSSRLAMKNVSEQVKRLIERCQSNGRTEGTADEHR from the coding sequence TTGTCCGATGATCAGAAAATGGAATTTGACTGGCTGATCGTGTGTGCTCTCCAGATTGAAACTTCAGCAATTGCCAGTCTGCTCAATAATCCCAAGTCAATTACCATCGGTAAGAGCTCAGTTGTGATCGGGCAAATCAAAACGGCCCGCATCGCACTTGTCACAACTGGCCCCGGACGAAAGCGAATTCGTCAAGTTCTGCCACTGCTACTGGATCAGATTCATGTTTCGCATCTTCTGAATGTGGGACTGTGTGGTGGGCTTTCATCGGAGTTATCTGCAGGGGCTCTCATCGTTCCGAATGATATCATCGAGGAGCAGGGTCCATCTATTCAGCTGGCTTCACCTGTTAAAGATATTCAGGAATCATTCGCAACTGTCTCTTTGCTCTCTGTCATCCATCCATTGCATTCCCGCGTATTGAAAGAGAAAGCTTTCACAGATTCGTCTGCTCAGGCCGTCGATATGGAAGCGTTTTTTGTAGCAGAAATCGCACAAGATCGAAAAATTCCGCTGACCGTCATCAAAGGTGTCAGCGATGATTCACTCACTGATTTCCCGGCAGAATTAATGCATGTAACGAGACAAGATGGAGGAGTCGACTGGAGTCAACTTGTAAGATCAATTCTCTTTCGACCAGGAATGATCATCAAATTATTACGCTTACAAAAATCAAGCCGGCTGGCAATGAAGAATGTTTCCGAGCAGGTCAAGAGGCTAATTGAAAGATGCCAATCTAATGGAAGAACTGAAGGAACCGCAGATGAACATAGATAA
- the groL gene encoding chaperonin GroEL (60 kDa chaperone family; promotes refolding of misfolded polypeptides especially under stressful conditions; forms two stacked rings of heptamers to form a barrel-shaped 14mer; ends can be capped by GroES; misfolded proteins enter the barrel where they are refolded when GroES binds), with amino-acid sequence MAKQMLFSDQARIRLQRGVRTLADAVAVTMGPTGRNVIIDKSFGNPVVTKDGVTVSKEVDLADPYEHMGAKLVNEVASKTSDIAGDGTTTATVLTRAIYEEGLRSISLGANPTVVRRGIEKAANAAVEKLNSMAKPVSDKSEVASVGAISANNDQAIGDLIANAMEKVGRDGVITVEEGKGNETTLELTEGMQFEKGYISPYFVNDPETMSCVLEDAFILLFEKKISSLRDIVPILEKVSQTGRPMLIISEDVEGEPLTALVVNKLRGVLNIAAVKAPGFGDRRKAMLGDIAVLTGGTLISEDLGLKLENIEVEHLGQARRIEITKDNCTIIEGGGDSKAIQARVDQIRNHIEQTDSDYDREKFQERLAKITGGVAIISVGAATEAEMKQTKARMEDALHATRAAVEEGILPGGGVALLRCIDTVRALKLEGDEQIGVDIIARALQGPIRQIAENCGVDGAVIADEVMGMKVNEGYDAKKGEYGDMVAKGIIDPAKVVKTALTNAASIAGLMLTTQVLVTKTDGDGQDHKQIEGAIR; translated from the coding sequence GTGGCTAAGCAAATGCTTTTTTCAGATCAGGCTCGCATCAGACTGCAGCGCGGTGTGCGAACTTTGGCGGATGCCGTCGCTGTCACGATGGGGCCAACCGGTCGCAATGTGATCATTGACAAAAGTTTCGGCAATCCTGTCGTCACCAAGGACGGCGTGACCGTCAGTAAGGAAGTCGATCTGGCTGACCCTTACGAACACATGGGTGCCAAGCTCGTCAACGAAGTCGCTTCCAAAACCAGCGACATCGCCGGTGACGGAACAACGACTGCGACTGTGCTGACTCGTGCGATTTACGAAGAAGGTCTTCGCAGCATTTCTCTGGGTGCCAATCCTACGGTTGTTCGCCGTGGAATTGAAAAAGCAGCCAATGCCGCTGTCGAGAAACTGAACAGCATGGCTAAGCCCGTTTCGGATAAATCCGAAGTGGCCAGTGTCGGTGCGATTTCTGCCAATAACGATCAGGCGATTGGCGATTTGATTGCCAACGCTATGGAAAAAGTCGGTCGCGATGGTGTCATCACTGTCGAAGAAGGCAAAGGGAATGAAACAACTCTAGAACTGACCGAAGGGATGCAGTTCGAAAAAGGATACATCTCTCCTTACTTCGTGAACGATCCTGAAACGATGTCCTGTGTTCTGGAAGATGCATTCATCCTGCTCTTCGAGAAGAAGATTTCCAGCTTGCGAGACATTGTGCCGATTCTGGAAAAAGTTTCTCAGACCGGCCGTCCGATGCTGATCATTTCTGAAGACGTCGAAGGCGAACCACTGACTGCACTGGTTGTCAACAAACTTCGTGGCGTGTTAAACATCGCCGCTGTGAAGGCTCCTGGCTTTGGCGATCGCCGCAAAGCGATGCTCGGCGATATTGCCGTGCTGACTGGCGGAACTCTGATCTCAGAAGATCTGGGTCTGAAACTCGAAAATATCGAAGTCGAACACCTCGGACAGGCTCGTCGCATCGAAATCACAAAGGACAACTGCACCATTATCGAAGGTGGCGGAGATTCCAAAGCGATTCAGGCACGCGTCGATCAGATCCGCAATCACATTGAACAGACCGATAGCGATTACGATCGTGAGAAGTTCCAGGAACGACTTGCGAAAATCACTGGTGGCGTCGCCATCATTTCTGTCGGTGCAGCAACCGAAGCAGAAATGAAGCAGACCAAAGCCCGCATGGAAGATGCACTGCACGCGACTCGTGCAGCAGTCGAAGAAGGGATTCTACCAGGTGGTGGAGTCGCACTACTTCGCTGCATCGATACCGTTCGCGCTTTGAAACTCGAAGGTGATGAGCAGATCGGTGTGGATATCATCGCTCGTGCCCTGCAGGGACCAATCCGACAGATCGCAGAAAACTGCGGTGTCGATGGAGCCGTCATCGCTGATGAAGTGATGGGCATGAAGGTCAATGAAGGCTACGACGCCAAGAAGGGTGAGTACGGCGACATGGTTGCCAAAGGTATTATCGATCCTGCCAAAGTTGTCAAAACCGCTTTGACAAACGCCGCTTCGATTGCCGGTCTGATGCTCACCACTCAGGTTTTGGTCACCAAAACCGATGGCGATGGCCAAGATCACAAGCAAATTGAAGGAGCCATCCGTTAA